The Caldicellulosiruptor changbaiensis genome has a segment encoding these proteins:
- a CDS encoding SDR family NAD(P)-dependent oxidoreductase encodes MRKDFWRDKTIIITGATSGLGKEMTKILLEKGAKVVAISRSEESLKGLQNELIMFSKNLFLIKADVSFKKDCEDVFKTIKDELKTADFLINNAGVGLRCEVEEIDDLDLKKVFDTNFFGAFYMMKYGISFFKEQGGGTIVNICSLGVKRPVPFTGGYTASKAALSAIADVARMELKKYNINVLNAYPGSISTSFRKKALGKPYPEDEIRLSRLSPDVAARRIIRGIEMNRKEIYTSKKDYIFVLFTRLFPHLSDFIVEKAFKKS; translated from the coding sequence GGCAACATCTGGTCTTGGGAAGGAAATGACAAAGATTTTACTTGAAAAAGGTGCAAAGGTTGTTGCCATTTCAAGGTCAGAAGAGTCTTTAAAAGGGCTTCAGAATGAGCTCATAATGTTTTCGAAAAATCTCTTTTTAATAAAGGCTGATGTGAGCTTCAAAAAAGATTGTGAAGATGTTTTTAAAACCATAAAAGATGAGCTAAAAACGGCAGATTTCTTAATTAACAACGCAGGAGTTGGCTTGAGATGTGAAGTGGAAGAAATAGATGATCTTGATCTTAAAAAGGTATTTGATACTAACTTTTTTGGTGCTTTTTACATGATGAAGTATGGAATCTCCTTTTTCAAAGAACAAGGAGGAGGCACAATTGTGAATATTTGTTCGCTTGGTGTGAAAAGACCTGTGCCATTTACAGGTGGATATACAGCATCAAAGGCAGCACTTTCAGCTATAGCTGATGTTGCAAGAATGGAGCTTAAAAAATATAACATAAATGTTTTAAATGCATATCCAGGTTCTATTTCAACAAGCTTTAGAAAAAAAGCTTTAGGAAAGCCATATCCAGAAGATGAAATTCGGCTTTCAAGGCTTTCGCCGGATGTTGCTGCAAGAAGAATTATCAGAGGGATAGAGATGAACAGAAAAGAGATATACACATCTAAAAAAGACTATATATTTGTGCTTTTTACCCGCCTTTTTCCACACCTTTCAGATTTTATAGTTGAAAAAGCATTTAAAAAAAGTTAA
- the ilvN gene encoding acetolactate synthase small subunit: protein MKYTLSVLVENHPGVLSRVAGLFSRRGFNIDSLAVGVTEDPTISRMTIVVNGDDYIVEQVTKQLNKLIDVIKIKKLNPKEAVERELALIKVNANSQTRSDIIQITEIFRANIVDVSKETLTIEISGDEDKIEALIELLKQYGIREVVRTGLIAIERGNKVISKSKSEEDE from the coding sequence GTGAAGTACACACTTTCTGTTTTGGTTGAGAACCACCCGGGTGTACTGTCTAGAGTTGCAGGGCTTTTTTCAAGAAGAGGTTTTAATATAGACAGCCTTGCTGTTGGCGTGACAGAAGACCCAACAATATCCCGCATGACAATTGTTGTAAATGGAGACGACTATATTGTCGAGCAGGTGACAAAACAGCTGAATAAACTTATTGATGTTATAAAAATCAAAAAACTAAACCCGAAAGAGGCTGTTGAAAGAGAGCTTGCGCTTATAAAGGTTAATGCTAATTCTCAGACGCGTTCAGACATTATTCAAATAACAGAGATTTTCAGAGCAAACATTGTTGATGTTTCGAAAGAAACGCTTACAATTGAGATTTCAGGCGATGAGGACAAGATTGAAGCGCTGATAGAACTTTTAAAACAATATGGTATTCGCGAGGTAGTCCGTACAGGACTTATTGCGATAGAGCGTGGAAATAAAGTCATATCAAAATCTAAGTCTGAGGAGGATGAGTAA
- the ilvC gene encoding ketol-acid reductoisomerase — MAKIFYDNDCNLDLLKDKTVAVIGFGSQGHAHALNLRDSGINVVVGLYHGSKSWAKAESHGLKVMTADEATKVADVIMILVNDEKQPKLFKESIEPNLKEGKAIAFAHGFNIHFGQIVPPPYVDVIMIAPKGPGHTVRSQYEEGKGVPALVAVHQDYTGKALDIALAYAKGIGASRAGIILTTFKEETETDLFGEQAVLCGGLTELIKAGFDTLVEAGYQPEIAYFECLHEMKLIVDLIWQGGLSLMRYSISDTAEYGDYMTGKRIITEETRKEMKKVLEEIQNGTFAKKWILENMAGRPEFNSIRRREQNLLIEQVGKELRKMMPWIKPIKE; from the coding sequence ATGGCAAAGATATTCTATGATAATGATTGCAATTTAGATTTGCTTAAAGACAAGACGGTTGCAGTAATTGGTTTTGGCAGCCAAGGCCACGCACATGCACTGAACTTGAGAGATTCTGGTATAAACGTTGTGGTTGGACTTTATCATGGCAGCAAGTCTTGGGCAAAGGCAGAAAGTCATGGTCTTAAAGTTATGACAGCTGATGAGGCAACAAAAGTTGCAGATGTTATTATGATTCTTGTAAATGATGAAAAACAGCCAAAGCTATTTAAAGAGAGTATAGAACCTAACTTAAAAGAAGGAAAGGCAATAGCATTTGCGCACGGGTTTAACATTCACTTTGGTCAGATAGTTCCACCACCATACGTTGATGTTATAATGATAGCTCCAAAAGGGCCAGGGCACACAGTCAGAAGCCAGTATGAAGAAGGCAAAGGTGTACCAGCTTTAGTTGCTGTACATCAGGACTATACAGGAAAAGCATTGGATATTGCTTTGGCATATGCCAAAGGTATTGGAGCATCAAGGGCTGGAATAATCCTTACTACATTTAAGGAAGAGACAGAAACAGACCTTTTTGGTGAGCAAGCAGTTTTGTGTGGAGGTCTTACAGAGCTTATCAAAGCCGGGTTTGATACACTGGTTGAAGCAGGATACCAGCCAGAGATTGCATATTTTGAATGCCTGCATGAGATGAAGCTCATAGTTGATTTGATTTGGCAGGGCGGACTTTCTTTAATGAGATACTCAATTTCAGACACAGCTGAGTATGGCGACTACATGACAGGTAAGAGAATTATAACAGAAGAGACAAGAAAAGAGATGAAGAAAGTATTAGAAGAGATTCAAAATGGTACATTTGCAAAGAAATGGATATTAGAGAACATGGCAGGAAGGCCAGAATTCAATAGCATAAGAAGAAGAGAGCAGAATTTACTTATTGAGCAGGTAGGGAAAGAGCTCAGAAAAATGAT
- the ilvB gene encoding biosynthetic-type acetolactate synthase large subunit — protein sequence MAKMTVARAMVEVLKSEGVEIIFGIPGAAIYPFYDALYSSDIKHVLVRTEQAAVHEASGYARTTGKVGVCVATSGPGATNLITGIATAYMDSVPIVAITGQVNSSLIGKDVFQEVDITGATAPFTKHNYLVKDPKKIVRILKEAFYIASTGRRGPVLIDVPIDVQMQEIEFEIPKEIDIPGYKPKEKGHPLQIKRAVEAIESSKRPVVCSGGGVIASGASQELQILIEKQKIPVISTLMGIGSIPTDHPYYLGMIGSHGQKEANLALRQADLLIVIGARLADRALGDTKITDNMKIIHIDIDPAEIGKNVDTNVPIVGDAKQVLSEINKRISERKDFWAHEIKAQKKVLPDDDKLHPYDVLREISRAYNGDYIITTDVGQHQIWAAHNLYIKEPGTFITSGGLGTMGYGVPAAIGAKFGRPDKEVIAITGDGSFQMLLQELATIKREQVPIKVVLFNNTRLGMVYELQKKRCTGRFIATCLDGNPDFMILAKAYGIESMRLESKEKLKEAIEIMKSHKGPFLLEVVTSPDEPTIP from the coding sequence ATGGCGAAGATGACGGTAGCACGGGCAATGGTAGAGGTTTTAAAAAGCGAAGGTGTAGAGATTATATTTGGCATTCCAGGTGCGGCAATCTATCCATTTTATGATGCGCTCTATAGCTCTGATATAAAGCATGTCTTAGTACGCACAGAACAGGCAGCAGTTCATGAGGCAAGTGGATATGCGCGCACAACTGGCAAGGTAGGTGTGTGCGTTGCAACCTCTGGGCCTGGTGCTACAAATCTTATAACTGGCATTGCAACTGCATATATGGATTCAGTTCCTATTGTGGCTATCACAGGTCAGGTAAATTCAAGTTTAATTGGAAAAGATGTGTTTCAAGAAGTGGATATAACAGGGGCAACAGCTCCGTTTACCAAGCATAACTATCTTGTAAAAGACCCTAAAAAAATTGTAAGGATTTTAAAAGAAGCATTCTATATAGCCTCAACAGGAAGACGTGGGCCTGTTTTGATAGATGTTCCTATAGATGTTCAGATGCAGGAGATTGAATTTGAAATTCCGAAAGAAATTGATATTCCTGGCTACAAGCCAAAAGAAAAAGGGCATCCTCTGCAGATAAAAAGGGCAGTAGAGGCAATAGAAAGCTCAAAAAGACCTGTTGTATGCAGCGGTGGTGGAGTTATTGCATCAGGTGCATCACAAGAGCTGCAAATTTTGATAGAAAAACAGAAAATCCCTGTGATTTCAACCCTAATGGGAATTGGTTCTATTCCAACAGACCATCCTTATTATCTTGGCATGATAGGTTCACATGGTCAGAAAGAGGCAAATTTAGCGCTCAGACAAGCAGACCTTTTAATTGTGATAGGTGCGCGGCTTGCAGACAGGGCCTTGGGTGATACAAAAATTACTGACAATATGAAGATTATTCATATAGACATTGACCCTGCTGAGATAGGAAAAAATGTTGATACAAATGTGCCAATTGTTGGCGATGCAAAACAGGTGCTTTCAGAGATTAATAAAAGAATTTCAGAAAGAAAAGATTTTTGGGCTCATGAGATTAAAGCGCAAAAGAAAGTTCTTCCAGATGATGACAAGCTTCATCCTTATGATGTGCTAAGAGAAATTTCAAGGGCATACAATGGAGATTATATAATCACAACAGATGTTGGTCAGCACCAGATTTGGGCGGCTCATAATCTATATATCAAAGAACCAGGAACCTTTATAACTTCGGGTGGACTTGGTACAATGGGATATGGCGTCCCTGCTGCAATTGGCGCAAAGTTTGGAAGACCCGATAAGGAGGTCATTGCAATAACTGGCGATGGAAGTTTTCAGATGCTTTTGCAGGAACTTGCTACCATTAAAAGAGAACAGGTGCCGATTAAAGTTGTCCTTTTCAACAACACAAGGCTTGGAATGGTATATGAGCTTCAGAAGAAAAGATGTACAGGCAGATTTATTGCAACATGCTTGGATGGTAACCCTGACTTTATGATATTAGCAAAAGCATATGGCATTGAGAGTATGAGGCTTGAGAGCAAGGAAAAGTTAAAAGAGGCTATTGAGATTATGAAAAGCCACAAGGGTCCATTTTTGCTTGAAGTTGTGACAAGCCCTGATGAGCCAACTATACCTTAA